CGTGCAGGTCGAGCGCGCCGACGAGCTGGGCCCGATCCTCCAGCGCGCCTTCAAGATCGCCAACGAGGCGCCGGCAGGTCCGGTCTTCGTGGCGTTGCCCATCGACGTGATGGAGCAGGAGACTTCGATTCCCGCCGGCAAGCCCGGCCATTCCTACAGCGCCACGCGCCCCGATCCGGCGGGCATTGCCGCCATGGCGAAGCTGCTGGCGGCCGCCAGGAACCCGGCCATCGTCGCCGGTGACGACGTTGCCCGCGCCGGTGCCGACAAGGCGCTGGTAAAGCTGGTCGACAAGCTCGGCGCCGCGGTGTGGTTCGAGGGTCTGCGCGGCCAGAACTCCTTCCCGACCGATCATCCGGCCTATTGCGGCACGCTGGCCTTCGATGCGACCGGGATCGCCAAGCAGCTCGCGGGCAACGACCTCGTGCTGATGGTGGGCGGGCCGTTCTTCGAGGAAGTCTGGTACGCCGCCGGCTCGCCGTTCGCGCCCGGCACCAAGGTGCTGCAGATCGAGGGCGGGGCGTCGCGGCTCGCTCACAACTTCTCCCTCGATGCGGGCGTCGTCGCGGATGCCGGCGCCGCGCTCGAGGCACTTGATGCCGCCTTGACGGGGGGCGATGCCGCGGCAGCCGCCAAGCGCAACAGCGCGATGAAGGCGCGCAAGGACGCTGACGATGCCGCGCAGAAGGCGCGCGTCGAGAAGGCCTGGTCGCGCACGCCGACCTCGATGGCGCGCGCCATGGCCGAGATTCGCGCGGGCTCGCCCGGCGATGTCGTCGTGGTCGACGAGACGATCACGGCCAACCTCGACCTCTTCAAGACCTTCACCTTCAACGGACCGGGCGACTATTACAGCGGTCGCGGCGGCGGCATCGGCCAGGGGCTGGCCGGCGCCATCGGCGTGGCGGTCGCGCAGACCAAGCGTCCGATCCTCTGCGTTTCGGGCGACGGCTCGTCGATGTATTCTATCCAGGCGCTGTGGACGGCGGCGCATCACGACCTGCCCATCGTGTTCGTCATCCTGGCGAACCGCGAGTATCGCGTCCTGAAGCACAATATCGATGCGTATCGCCAGCGCTTCGATGTGAAATCGAACAAGCCCTACATGCACATGGACCTGACGGGCCCGACCATGGGCTTCGTCGACCTCGCAAGGGGCATGGGCGTCGCCGGCACCTATGTCGCCAAGGCCGACGACATCAAGGCGGCCGTCGAGGCCGCGTTCAAGTCCGGCAAGCCGCACCTCGTCGAAATCGAGATCGAAGGGAAGCGCTAGGGCAACGCCCTAGCGCTGGCGGGCGGCAGCGCCTTCTGAGGCGCGAGAGCCCGCACGGTTCAGAATAGACAAGGATCCCTCGCTACGCTCGGGATGACAGCTTCGCTGTCATTTCTGGAACGCGCGCACCTTCGCCTGGTGCGCGCGGGCGGCACCGGTAAGCATCGGGAGATCGTTGCCGGCCAGCAGGAACTTCATGCCCTTGTCGGTGTAGATCTTGAGCAGTTCCTCGGTGTAGGCGCCGCCCATGCCGGGCCACTTGCCGTGCTTGCGGCAGGCGGCGATGACCTTGTCGACGGCGGCCTGGACCTTCGGATTGCCGGTGTCGCCGGGGATACCCATTTCCATCGACAGGTCGCTCGAGCCGACCAGCAGGCAATCAATGCCCGGCACTGCCGCGATCGCCTCGGCGTTCTCGACCGCCCTGGGCGTCTCGATCATCACCACGATCAGCGTGTTCTCGTCCGACTTCGTCGTCATCTCACCGAGCGGCATCGGCTCGTAGTCGAACTGCGCCTGGCCGCCGCCCACCGAACGATGGCCGCGCGGCGGGTAGCGCAGCTTGTCGGCGATCTCCTTCGCCTCCTCCGGCGTATCGACATGTGGGACGACGATGCCCAGGGCGCCGCCGTCGAGGACGCGCGTCGCCATCGTGAGCTCGCCATACGGTACGCGCACGATGGGCGCGATGCCGGAGTCCTGCGCAGCGATCGCGATTTCGCAGGCCGTCTCGATCGACATCGATCCATGTTCGAGGTCGATGAACAGCCAGTCGAAGCCCGCCGCCTTCATGACTTTCACGATGTCGACGTTGCGGACCAGCCGGATGCCGATCCCGATCGACAGTTCGTTCTTCTTCAGGCGCGCCTTGGCGGCATTGACTGCGAACGCCATTCTCTCCTCCGTGTTTTTCGTGCTTTTGCCCGAAGGAGGCTATTCGTCATGACCTTCCATGTCGAACGCATCGATCATGTCGTGCTACGCGTGCGGGACCTCGCCGGCATGGTCCGTTTTTACGAGCAGGCGCTGGGTTTTCGGGAGGAACGCCGCATCGAGCGGTTGAGCCTCGTCCAGATGCGGGCCGGCGCCTCGATGCTCGACCTGATCGCATCGGACGCCCCGGCCACCGCGCCGAACATGGATCATCTCTGCTTCCGCGTGGAGCCGTTCGATCGTGACACCATCGTCATGCAACTCGCGCCGTTCGGCATATCGGTCGGCGAAACGGTCGAGCGCTACGGCGCCGAGGGCAACGGTCCCTCGGTCTATTTCCGTGATCCGGAAGGCAACCAGATAGAACTGAAGGGGCCTGCGCTTTAAGGCTTGGCCATCGCACACGATGTGATAGCCTCTCCCGCAACGGGGAAGAAGAAACACGCCAACGAGCGTGCCTCTGGGAGGATTAGAAAATGCGTAAACGCTTGGCAATCATTGCCGGCGGCCTGGCGGCCGCCGTCGTCATCTCTGCTCCCGCCTTTGCGCAGAAGCAGGGTGGAACACTCCGGATATCCCATCGCGACAATCCGCCGAGTGCATCGATTCACGAGGAAGCGACCATCTCGGTGAACATGCCGTTCATGGGCGTGTTCAACAATCTCGTGTTCTTCGATCCGAAGGAGAAGATCAACAGCCCCGACAAGATCGTGCCCGATCTCGCCGAGAGCTGGTCGTGGAACAGCGACAAGACGAAGCTCACGTTCAAGCTGCGCAGCGGCGTGAAGTGGCATGATGGCAAGCCGTTCTCCTCCGCCGACGTGAAGTGCACGTGGGACGCCCTGAGCGGTGCCGACGAGAAGCAGCAGATCATCCGCAAGAACCCGCGCAAGGTCTGGTACAAGAACCTGAAGGAGGTCACGACCAACGGCGACAACGAGGTGACGTTCACGCTGGAGCGCCAGCAGCCGTCGTTCATGTCGATGCTGGCGGCCGGCTATGCGCCGGTCTATCCGTGTCACGTCGACTCGCGCGTGATGCGCTCCAAGCCGATCGGTACCGGTCCCTTCAAGGTTGCGGACTTCAAGCGCAACGAGGCCATCAAGCTGGTGCGCAATCCCGACTACTGGAAGAAGGGACGTCCCTATCTCGACGCCATCGAGTTCAAGATCGTGCCGAACCGCAGCACCCGCGTGCTCGGGTTCGTTGCCGGTGAGTTCGACCTGACTTTCGATTCCGACATCACCTTCCCGCTACTGAAGGACGTCAAGGGCCAGAAGGCGGACGCCATCTGCGAAGCGCGGCCGACGAACGTCCACAGCAACCTGCTGGTCAATCGCGACGCCCCGCCGTTCGACAATCCGAAGCTGCGCGAGGCGCTTGTCTATTCGCTCGACCGCACGCCGTTCAGCGACATCCTGGCCCAGGGCAATGACCTGCGCGGCGCGACGATGCTGCCGCCGCCGGCCGGCGTCTGGGGCATGACGCAGGACGAACTGCAGAAGCTTCCCGGCTTCGGGCCCGACATCGAGAAGAACCGCGAGGTCGCGCGCGGGATC
This DNA window, taken from Reyranella humidisoli, encodes the following:
- a CDS encoding thiamine pyrophosphate-binding protein — translated: MRGRQVLLETLINHGVDRIFGNPGTTESPLLDSLPDYPQLDYIVHLHEGVATGAANFYAQASGKTAFVNLHVAPGLGNAIGAIYSALKNNSPMVVTAGQQDTRMRLRDPILGHDLASIAAPVTKWSVQVERADELGPILQRAFKIANEAPAGPVFVALPIDVMEQETSIPAGKPGHSYSATRPDPAGIAAMAKLLAAARNPAIVAGDDVARAGADKALVKLVDKLGAAVWFEGLRGQNSFPTDHPAYCGTLAFDATGIAKQLAGNDLVLMVGGPFFEEVWYAAGSPFAPGTKVLQIEGGASRLAHNFSLDAGVVADAGAALEALDAALTGGDAAAAAKRNSAMKARKDADDAAQKARVEKAWSRTPTSMARAMAEIRAGSPGDVVVVDETITANLDLFKTFTFNGPGDYYSGRGGGIGQGLAGAIGVAVAQTKRPILCVSGDGSSMYSIQALWTAAHHDLPIVFVILANREYRVLKHNIDAYRQRFDVKSNKPYMHMDLTGPTMGFVDLARGMGVAGTYVAKADDIKAAVEAAFKSGKPHLVEIEIEGKR
- a CDS encoding ABC transporter substrate-binding protein; this translates as MRKRLAIIAGGLAAAVVISAPAFAQKQGGTLRISHRDNPPSASIHEEATISVNMPFMGVFNNLVFFDPKEKINSPDKIVPDLAESWSWNSDKTKLTFKLRSGVKWHDGKPFSSADVKCTWDALSGADEKQQIIRKNPRKVWYKNLKEVTTNGDNEVTFTLERQQPSFMSMLAAGYAPVYPCHVDSRVMRSKPIGTGPFKVADFKRNEAIKLVRNPDYWKKGRPYLDAIEFKIVPNRSTRVLGFVAGEFDLTFDSDITFPLLKDVKGQKADAICEARPTNVHSNLLVNRDAPPFDNPKLREALVYSLDRTPFSDILAQGNDLRGATMLPPPAGVWGMTQDELQKLPGFGPDIEKNREVARGIMKELGYGPDKPLKIKVATRNIAIYRDPAVILIDQLKQIYIDAELEPIDTTIWYNKIQQKNYQVGMNLTGAGLDDPDGVFYENFYSTSDRNYTAYKNPEIDKMIDEQSAETDINKRKVLVSKIEQALLKDAARPPITHGVANTCWAPAVKNLVLQHNSIYNGWRLEDVWLDK
- a CDS encoding VOC family protein, with amino-acid sequence MTFHVERIDHVVLRVRDLAGMVRFYEQALGFREERRIERLSLVQMRAGASMLDLIASDAPATAPNMDHLCFRVEPFDRDTIVMQLAPFGISVGETVERYGAEGNGPSVYFRDPEGNQIELKGPAL
- a CDS encoding HpcH/HpaI aldolase family protein gives rise to the protein MAFAVNAAKARLKKNELSIGIGIRLVRNVDIVKVMKAAGFDWLFIDLEHGSMSIETACEIAIAAQDSGIAPIVRVPYGELTMATRVLDGGALGIVVPHVDTPEEAKEIADKLRYPPRGHRSVGGGQAQFDYEPMPLGEMTTKSDENTLIVVMIETPRAVENAEAIAAVPGIDCLLVGSSDLSMEMGIPGDTGNPKVQAAVDKVIAACRKHGKWPGMGGAYTEELLKIYTDKGMKFLLAGNDLPMLTGAARAHQAKVRAFQK